The Humulus lupulus chromosome 3, drHumLupu1.1, whole genome shotgun sequence genome window below encodes:
- the LOC133825030 gene encoding uncharacterized protein LOC133825030, whose protein sequence is MMQFSRVLVEIEISDEVPKPIQFLNERGQLMEQLVEFEWLPTQCKQCRVYGHTEALCNRKKGEVWRQKERKTEGETKQMSSDLTTVASTTSLADEVVSKDNQNEVSKERNDSQLKAVPSDADIGKVFKNFQVGVGKERYDNNEAQEADWITPKRMGGVKHLAPNAQNKLRNTYSVLQDKRMEISTLSVEVLQDSDQFIHAYVKELCSDREFCLTFVYGRNTIQERIQLWQDSSCLSFPVTPWLVAEDFNSMFEFDDRLGGRAVSAAEMADAQRWKSMGLVDELQSFGSHYTWTNNQADGARIFSKLDHIFKNEAWMDLFPDSIAFIKWDIISDHCFCIIKASSVVNS, encoded by the exons ATGATGCAATTTTCTAGGGTGTTAGTGGAGATTGAAATATCAGATGAGGTTCCTAAGCCCATTCAATTTTTGAATGAAAGAGGTCAATTAATGGAGCAATTAGTGGAATTTGAATGGCTACCGACTCAGTGTAAGCAATGCAGAGTTTATGGTCATACTGAGGCTTTATGTAACAGGAAAAAGGGTGAGGTTTGGAGACAGAAAGAAAGGAAAACTGAAGGAGAAACTAAGCAAATGTCCTCTGATCTGACAACTGTAGCAAGTACTACTAGTTTAGCTGATGAGGTAGTCTCCAAAGACAACCAGAACGAggtgtctaaggagagaaatgACTCCCAGTTGAAAGCAGTTCCTTCTGATGCAGACATTGGTAAAGTCTTCAAAAACTTTCAGGTAGGTGTGGGTAAGGAGAGATATGACAATAATGAGGCTCAAGAGGCAGATTGGATCACTCCTAAAAGAATGGGTGGTGTGAAGCACTTAGCTCCTAATGCTCAGAATAAGTTGAGAAACACATACAGTGTTTTGCAAGATAAGAGaatggag ATTAGTACTTTGTCAGTGGAAGTCTTACAAGATAGTGACCAATTTATACATGCTTATGTTAAAGAGTTGTGTTCGGATAGGGAATTCTGTTTAACATTTGTGTATGGCAGAAACACTATTCAGGAGAGGATTCAGTTATGGCAGGACTCATCTTGTCTATCCTTTCCAGTTACACCTTGGCTTGTGGCTGAAGACTTTAATTCAATGTTTGAGTTTGATGATCGGCTAGGAGGGCGTGCTGTTTCTGCTGCAGAAATGGCTGATGCTCAGAGATGGAAATCTATGGGGTTGGTGGATGAACTTCAATCTTTTGGTTCGCATTACACTTGGACCAATAACCAAGCTGATGGGGCTAGAATATTCTCTAAACTAGATCACATTTTTAAGAATGAAGCTTGGATGGATTTGTTTCCTGATTCTATAGCATTTATAAAGTGGGATATCATTTCTGACCATTGTTTTTGTATTATTAAAGCTAGTTCAGTTGTGAACTCATGA